The following nucleotide sequence is from Deltaproteobacteria bacterium.
TGCCGTTGACCTTCTCCTGATTGACGGGCCCATAGCCGAGATAGAGAAGGCGATCTACCATAATGGGATTTCCCGATTTGCCTTTAACTTCCGGATGTTCAATTTTTCCAATCGAAGGTAATGTGTCTTTTACGGAGAAATCATTGGCTGGCGTGAGAGATATGCGTATTCGACTTGCCGATGTTTTTTCGTCTCCCAAGACCGTTCCGAAAAGTTTACCTTCTTCTTCTCGCAACCTGTCGGGAGAAAGTTGGCCATTGGCCACCCGCCACCATTGCCGGAGCAGATTCTTGAACGGCGCCGACCTCAATTCGGCGTTCTGGTCCGCCCCGCCCAGGAAGGTGGGGCTCAGGAATTCGACCGTTAGCTCAAGTTTTTCGACGTCATGAAAACGGGTGACGATCATGGCTCACCTCGTGTCTGTTTCAAGGTCATAGCCTATGAACCTCCTTGGAAATAAACCTGTTGGTGTTCAAAGATCACCCCTCCACCTTCTCCACTCTCCCCAGCCCCATGGCCGCGCCCTTGCCCACGTGGACCATGCGGGCGGCCTCCATCCATTCCCGGGTCCAGGGCCGGGCAGCGTCCAGATTGAAATCGCCAACCAGCCCGCCCAGTGGCACCTTGCGTTCCTGGCGGTTGGAATAGCGCTCGTACTCCATCCAGTTCAGGTCGGAGGCGATGGGCCCGCAGTCTTCCAGTTCCCGGGAGAGTTTGGTCCAGGCCTCGCGGCCCAGGGGTTCGCCGCCGCAGAAGAGCACGGAAAGGGCTTCCAGTCGGCGGGCCAGAGTCTGGAACAGGAAAGGCCAGTCCATGGCCCCGAGGTAATTGCCCTGCTTGCGAAGGCGAACAGGGGTCATGAAGCGGTATGCCGCGCCGTTGGCTGGACCGAAAGCCGGAATCTGGGGCAGGGGTTCGTCTGGACGCTCCATTTTTCGCCAGGAACCGTCCGGTTCCAGAACCTGGACGGCCATCAATCGATAGGGGATACGGGACGGTCCGACGCCCTTTTTCCCGCCACTCAGCAGGGCCTTGCACAGGGCCGGGTAGAAGCGGGAACATGAGCCGATCAGTGTCAGTTCCAAACGAACATCGGCCTCACCCGCCTCATGATTGCAGTATATGACA
It contains:
- a CDS encoding CRISPR system precrRNA processing endoribonuclease RAMP protein Cas6; this translates as MVIGHREDCFSVFLKITISIPLSIARKTEPRRQQTMKNVAEVFPGLVLSKLGLDVRLSAAARSRLGGSAWRGIMGWELKALVCPMNHGADCKNCLIKSHCPAYLTMEARTDVPGLLDSPRGYVIYCNHEAGEADVRLELTLIGSCSRFYPALCKALLSGGKKGVGPSRIPYRLMAVQVLEPDGSWRKMERPDEPLPQIPAFGPANGAAYRFMTPVRLRKQGNYLGAMDWPFLFQTLARRLEALSVLFCGGEPLGREAWTKLSRELEDCGPIASDLNWMEYERYSNRQERKVPLGGLVGDFNLDAARPWTREWMEAARMVHVGKGAAMGLGRVEKVEG